The genomic segment AGGTGATATCATGGTAGAGGTGTTGGTCGAACGCTGTGAATTCCACGATGTTGTCCATGATCGTCCCGCCGAGCAACGCAGGGTCTTGTTCGCAGAAGCCCATCGCCTGACTGGGCTCCCCTCTGATAACAATCCTGCCACCTGCATATGCACATTCACCAAGCAGGGTCCTGCAATGTCGATTTCCCCGAGCCAGTCGGCCCGTAAATTATGGTCAGGCGTCCCCGTGGAAGGCTCGCATGGAGATTGTGCAATACTGGAGCTGCATCTCCCCATCCGATGTCAAGCCGGCGATAGTGATGGCAGCACAGGATGCCAAAGAGTCGGAAGGATATCGTTCAAAGTGTCGGAGGTCagtcttctgctctgctctgaggTACCCCTGCATGCGCCCAAGACAAGCACACGCCGCGAGGAATGGAGGCGCGCGCTGGAACAATTGCGCGAGTGGCGTCGCGATCAGCATCATGAGAGCGACTGATTGGAACATGGTTGATACAGTCAAGTCACTGCCAGTGAAGGCAAATGTCAGAGCTGGACTCAGATGAGTAGGAACGAAAGCCAACGTCACGAtgagcagctggagcaggcGATATCGTTGTCCGATATCGATCTCATGCTCCCGCAGGAGCTGAACGCACGCCTCAGCGGCATCTGCCAACTGCGTGGTCTGCAGGGACTCTATGTCGATGACGAGGTTCGCCGTGAGCATTGTCCGCCGTTGCCTCGCGTGAATCCAGGCGCGCTGATGTCTGGGAATCACTCGCCCAAGGAGTCCAATGCAAGCGGTAACGAAGCACACCAGGACCAAGGGAGCGGCTGCTGCGAGACCCAGACGTCGGTATAGCATCCAGAGCGCAAATGCTGCTTCGAGTGGACAGCACCACAGGTCATGCAGGCCTGCAAAGCCTACTCGCACCCGCTCCACTTCCGTGCCCATCAGTGTCAAGCCCTCTGCCTCTGACACCATCTCGACAGTCCGGGTGAGGGTGTGCGTGTACAATGCCTCGATCAGGATTGATCGTCCCAAGGACAGTACACGTTCGTGGGAATACCAGTACCATGTCGTTGCTGTCTCCGATCCGGCATATACCAGGAATGTGGCCCCGACAAGGGCCCAGCCGACTTTTCTCGTGTCGGCATCTGCTGGGCCTCGCAGGTGCTGGAGGATGGCGTTCAGGAGAAAGACTTGGGCAAAGGAGAAGACGGCGAGCAGGGCGCGGGGAAGAACAGTGGCCAACAGTGGCAGCAACAGTGGGGCGCCAAGCGACCTCAGCGAATGAATGGACGTGCGAGCCCGCACGAGATTGATCCGCGGCGGCGAGGCCGAGGCGTCGAGGTCGGAGAGGAGTAAGGGCTTCACGTAGCCGGTGCGAAGCAGCGGAAGGAGCCAGGCGAAGGAGGCGAGACTGAACAGCCCCGCTCCCTCCTCTGGGCTCCGGGGTAGGGTCAGGGTTGCAACACGGTGCGGCAGACATTCCAAGAGCAGAGCGATGAGGTCCACGAGCACGATGGCGCTGGACAGGGCAGCGTAGAGGGTGAAAGTCGAACTGCTGGCGACGAGCCACGACGTGCGCACCTGGACCGCGCGCCAGCTGGCATCGAGGACCAAATAGGTCTGCATGACGACGGGCGGGCGCAGAGAGCAGCGCGCTTCGAGATGAGCAATCGGAATCAGCAGCAGTGCTACGAGCGACGCAAGACTACCCGAAGCAATGTACGCGTGCGACTCGGGCGTGTCCAGGGTGGCGCAGACGGCGAGGGCGCCTACATGGCACGCCGCGAGGAGCAGGTAGGCGCACTGGTACGTGTCAGCCAAGAATGCGGAGGGGGCGGAGGGACAAAGGAAAAGGGGGAAGGGGGGGGTGGTGCAGACCCGCTTGCACGCATGCGGCCAGCCCAGCGTCACGATGCGTGGTCGATGCCAGAGTTGTCGCGCTCTGCAGCATAGGAGCACAACGGCCAGCAGCGATAATGGGACGGGCACGATCACGTGCTCGAAAGTCACGATGAAGTCGCAGTCGTGGCGGCAGCCGCGCACGAACGGTCCCCAAGCGGCGTCATTGCGGCAGATGGGACGCATGGCGGCACGAGTAGGCTGAGTGGAAGGCTCGCGGGCACGGCTTTCCACCAAGTACTGCTGCGCCTGGCTGCGAGGCATGCTCCATGGAACATTATGGACGGTGCACGGAGAAATGGGCCGGAAAATTGCACGCGCCAGGTGGAAGCGTGAgtacctctgaatgcaa from the Cercospora beticola chromosome 9, complete sequence genome contains:
- a CDS encoding uncharacterized protein (antiSMASH:Cluster_1), producing the protein MRPICRNDAAWGPFVRGCRHDCDFIVTFEHVIVPVPLSLLAVVLLCCRARQLWHRPRIVTLGWPHACKRCAYLLLAACHVGALAVCATLDTPESHAYIASGSLASLVALLLIPIAHLEARCSLRPPVVMQTYLVLDASWRAVQVRTSWLVASSSTFTLYAALSSAIVLVDLIALLLECLPHRVATLTLPRSPEEGAGLFSLASFAWLLPLLRTGYVKPLLLSDLDASASPPRINLVRARTSIHSLRSLGAPLLLPLLATVLPRALLAVFSFAQVFLLNAILQHLRGPADADTRKVGWALVGATFLVYAGSETATTWYWYSHERVLSLGRSILIEALYTHTLTRTVEMVSEAEGLTLMGTEVERVRVGFAGLHDLWCCPLEAAFALWMLYRRLGLAAAAPLVLVCFVTACIGLLGRVIPRHQRAWIHARQRRTMLTANLVIDIESLQTTQLADAAEACVQLLREHEIDIGQRYRLLQLLIVTLAFVPTHLSPALTFAFTGSDLTVSTMFQSVALMMLIATPLAQLFQRAPPFLAACACLGRMQGYLRAEQKTDLRHFERYPSDSLASCAAITIAGLTSDGEMQLQYCTISMRAFHGDA